In Polyangia bacterium, one genomic interval encodes:
- a CDS encoding flagellin FliC has translation MSMSIKTNVASLEAQKNLMSSETDLNSSLAKLSSGFRITKASDDA, from the coding sequence ATGTCGATGTCAATCAAAACCAACGTAGCGTCACTGGAAGCCCAGAAGAACCTGATGAGCAGCGAGACTGATCTGAACAGCTCGCTGGCCAAACTGTCTTCAGGCTTTCGCATCACCAAGGCGTCGGATGACGC